CCCCACGACCCCGGACCCGCGCTCCCCCTCGATGACGTACGTCTCCAGGCGCGCGCCGTTCGTGATGTCCACGATGTGCACGAGCTCGCCGGGCAGCAGGTCCGCCGCGTCGAGCAGATCGGCGTCGACGGTCACGGAGCCGACGTAGTGCAGGTCGGCCTGGGTGACGGTCGCCCGGTGGATCTTGGACTTGAACATGGTACGAAGCATCGGAAAACTCCCGGTTTGTCTGCTCCCTGCCTGCTTCCCGCAGGTCAAGGGCGGTCCCCGGAGCCTACAACGATTCGCATGTTCGGTCAGCTGTCCCCAGGTCTTTGAGGACTCGCGCTGACCGATTGCCGACTTTCCGACACACCGGCAGACCAGCCCAGAGGAGCGTGGCCGGGCTCCCCGTGCCTGCCGCGCCGAGGACACAAGGCGCACCACCGCCCGCCACCGCCCCCGGCGGCCCCCGAAATCGTCCGCTCATCCGCGGCTCTCCCCCGCTCCCAGGCTCGGAGCTTCAGGCGGCCCAGCAGTTCCCAGTACCGCACGCCCCAGAACGTCCTCTGCGACTGGGCACCCACATTGATCGAGGTAATGCCGCCCTCCTCCACCGAGGGACCGCAGCTCGTCGATAACGAACCGGCAGGCGGCTCCGGCGTCCTCCCGGACTCGACGCACGGCCTGCTGCCGCACCTGCGGCCCGGCCCCCGTCGGGGTCAGGGAGGACCACGAGGCATCCGCCCCGACGGCGGGAACGAGTCGGCGGCGTCCGGCCTTCCTCCGGCAGGCCATCGATCCGATACGGAAACCCTCCTCCCCCACAACCTCGCTCAGAAGTCCGCGCGGACACGGGCGTCAGCCCGGCCGACGGATTCGAGTTCGTACATCTGGCAGTAGAGGCGGCGGATGTACTCGATGTCGCCGTCCCGAGCACGGGACTCGGCGACCGGGTAGAGCACCGTCAGCTCGTAGGACTTCTCGCTGTTGATGTCGCCGTCCTTGTCGCGCCACTGGCCGCGTGCCTCCTGGAGGGTCAGGCCGGCCGGGAAGCGGGGGGTTATCACATCGGCGACGAACTTCATGAACTCCTCTTCGGTGATCGGCGGTTTGCCGCCGTGTCGGCCGGTGCCGAAGTAGAGGTGGGTGGATACGTACGGCAAGCCGCGCTCCACCGCGGCCGCCTCCTGGCTCGCGGCCGGAGCGGCGTCCGACACCGGGCTGCCGGAGGCGACGAAGAACACAGCCGACGCGAGCACGGCGACGGCCGCGGACATCGGTATCCGGATGTGGCGCATGTACGGTTCCCTATCTTTCGGTTGGGGGT
This genomic window from Streptomyces sp. NBC_01351 contains:
- the panD gene encoding aspartate 1-decarboxylase, whose product is MLRTMFKSKIHRATVTQADLHYVGSVTVDADLLDAADLLPGELVHIVDITNGARLETYVIEGERGSGVVGINGAAAHLVHPGDLVILISYAQVDDAEARVLKPRVVHVDADNRIIELGADPSAPVPGTDQERSPHAVAV
- a CDS encoding DUF3574 domain-containing protein encodes the protein MRHIRIPMSAAVAVLASAVFFVASGSPVSDAAPAASQEAAAVERGLPYVSTHLYFGTGRHGGKPPITEEEFMKFVADVITPRFPAGLTLQEARGQWRDKDGDINSEKSYELTVLYPVAESRARDGDIEYIRRLYCQMYELESVGRADARVRADF